Proteins from a genomic interval of Physeter macrocephalus isolate SW-GA chromosome 21, ASM283717v5, whole genome shotgun sequence:
- the FAM133A gene encoding protein FAM133A, whose protein sequence is MGKRDNRVAYMNPIAMARWRGPSQSAGPTIQDYLNRPRPTWEEVKKQLENKKKGSKALAEFEEKMNENWKKELEKSREKLLSGNESSSKKRERKKKKKKKSCQSSSTSSSDSSSSSSDSEDEEKKQGKKRKKKKNRSYKSSESSTCESESESKESVKKKKKSKDETEKEKYIRSLSKKRKKTCPEDKPLSSESSSESDYEEEVQAKKKRRREEREKATEKAKKKKKKQHKKHSKKKKKSGSSHKSG, encoded by the coding sequence ATGGGGAAGCGGGACAATCGGGTGGCCTATATGAATCCTATAGCAATGGCCAGATGGAGGGGCCCATCTCAATCTGCAGGCCCAACAATACAAGATTATCTGAATCGACCAAGGCCCACCTGGGAAGAAGTgaagaaacaattagaaaataaaaagaaaggctcCAAGGCATTAGctgaatttgaagaaaaaatgaatgagaattggaagaaggaactagaaaaaagcagagagaaattaTTAAGTGGAAATGAGAGCTcatccaaaaaaagagaaagaaagaaaaagaaaaagaagaaatcttgtcAATCTTCTTCTACATCAAGCTCTGATTCTTCAAGCAGTTCTTCAGATTCTGAggatgaggaaaagaaacaaggaaaaaagagaaagaaaaagaagaaccgGTCATACAAATCATCAGAAAGCTCTACATGTGAATCTGAATCAGAGAGCAAAGaatctgtaaaaaagaaaaagaagtcaaaggatgaaacagagaaagaaaagtatattagaagtctcagcaaaaaaagaaagaagacttgtCCTGAGGATAAACCTTTATCATCGGAGTCCTCATCAGAATCAGATTATGAAGAGGAGGTACaagcaaaaaagaagagaagacgTGAAGAGCGAGAAAAAGCAAcggaaaaagcaaagaagaagaagaagaaacagcacAAAAAACAtagtaagaagaagaaaaagtcaggTTCAAGCCACAAGTCCGgataa